The following proteins are encoded in a genomic region of Agromyces sp. CF514:
- a CDS encoding DUF6457 domain-containing protein, translating to MSADAEHPSQPTPADLDAWVDEVATALGLDPSDVPVGDILDLTRRVAHGIARPAGPVTAFMIGLAVGRGTTTGTASEVAERIGTRADG from the coding sequence ATGAGCGCCGACGCCGAACACCCCTCCCAGCCCACCCCCGCCGACCTCGACGCGTGGGTCGACGAGGTCGCGACCGCGCTCGGCCTCGACCCGTCCGACGTCCCGGTCGGCGACATCCTCGACCTCACCCGTCGGGTCGCCCACGGGATCGCACGCCCGGCGGGCCCCGTCACGGCGTTCATGATCGGCCTCGCCGTCGGGCGCGGCACCACGACCGGCACCGCGAGCGAGGTCGCCGAACGCATCGGCACGCGCGCCGACGGCTGA
- a CDS encoding FAD-binding oxidoreductase gives MIGRATVPRSGWHTATVAANTPETTSAARLDLDVEGWPGNAAGQHLDVRLTAPDGYSATRSYSIASSGPATGEATRVVLAVDRVPDGEVSPFLVDEVRAGDRFEVHGPLGAFFVWQAAGGADVASGPGAAGGEDAADGPRATARPVQLIAGGSGVVPLVAMAQAHADAADATPFRLLYSVRRPADVFFADELERLAGASAPFRLDLVYTREAPAGWPTPPARITREVLADAVLPASDAPLVYVCGSTGFVERVAAWLIELGHDARAIRTERFGGT, from the coding sequence GTGATCGGTCGCGCCACGGTCCCGCGGTCGGGATGGCACACGGCCACGGTCGCTGCGAACACCCCCGAGACGACGTCGGCGGCGCGCCTCGACCTCGACGTCGAGGGGTGGCCCGGGAACGCCGCGGGCCAGCACCTCGACGTGCGGCTCACCGCGCCCGACGGGTACTCGGCGACCCGCTCGTACTCGATCGCCTCGTCGGGACCGGCGACCGGTGAGGCCACGCGCGTCGTGCTCGCCGTCGACCGGGTGCCCGACGGCGAGGTGTCGCCGTTCCTCGTCGACGAGGTGCGTGCAGGCGACCGGTTCGAGGTGCACGGGCCGCTCGGCGCCTTCTTCGTGTGGCAGGCGGCCGGTGGGGCGGATGTCGCGAGCGGGCCCGGTGCGGCCGGTGGGGAGGATGCCGCGGACGGGCCCCGGGCGACGGCTCGCCCCGTGCAGCTCATCGCCGGCGGCTCAGGCGTGGTGCCGCTCGTGGCCATGGCGCAGGCCCACGCCGACGCAGCCGACGCCACCCCGTTCCGCCTGCTCTACTCGGTGCGCAGGCCCGCCGACGTGTTCTTCGCCGACGAGCTCGAACGGCTGGCCGGGGCATCCGCGCCGTTCCGCCTCGACCTCGTCTACACGCGCGAGGCGCCCGCGGGCTGGCCGACCCCGCCGGCTCGCATCACGCGCGAGGTGCTCGCCGATGCCGTGCTCCCGGCATCCGATGCCCCGCTCGTGTACGTGTGCGGTTCGACCGGGTTCGTCGAGCGGGTCGCTGCATGGCTCATCGAGCTCGGGCACGACGCCCGGGCCATTCGCACCGAACGATTCGGAGGCACCTGA
- a CDS encoding molybdenum cofactor biosynthesis protein MoaE has product MPDRETTERSSTDGSSTEPEVYARVTTEALDRDAIEEFVRSPENGALVTFEGVIRDHDHGETVTALDYEAHPAAEQFLRETLEQVARETGLRLAAAHRIGSLAIGDVALVASVAAPHRAQAFSVCGFLVDRIKEHTPIWKRQHLDGGTTEWVNL; this is encoded by the coding sequence ATGCCTGATCGCGAGACGACCGAACGCTCCTCGACCGACGGCTCCTCCACCGAACCCGAGGTCTACGCCCGGGTCACGACCGAGGCGCTCGATCGCGACGCCATCGAGGAATTCGTGCGGTCGCCCGAGAACGGCGCGCTCGTCACCTTCGAGGGCGTGATCCGAGACCACGACCACGGCGAGACCGTGACGGCGCTCGACTACGAGGCGCATCCCGCGGCCGAGCAGTTCCTGCGCGAAACGCTCGAGCAGGTCGCGCGGGAGACCGGGCTGCGTCTCGCGGCCGCCCATCGCATCGGCTCCCTCGCGATCGGCGACGTGGCGCTCGTCGCATCGGTCGCCGCACCGCATCGTGCTCAGGCGTTCTCGGTGTGCGGATTCCTCGTCGACCGTATCAAGGAGCACACGCCGATCTGGAAGCGCCAGCACCTCGACGGCGGCACCACCGAATGGGTGAACCTCTGA
- a CDS encoding DUF6510 family protein, translating to MQHLDGNALAGALAEFFSFDVTTAIARCNGCGATDEFARALVYTSPAGTVVRCPSCDHVLATLVESGDRAWLGFSGVSALEVRRA from the coding sequence ATGCAGCACCTCGACGGCAACGCGCTCGCCGGAGCGCTCGCCGAGTTCTTCTCATTCGACGTGACGACGGCCATCGCCAGATGCAACGGATGCGGCGCGACCGACGAGTTCGCACGCGCGCTCGTCTACACGAGTCCTGCGGGCACCGTCGTGCGCTGCCCGTCGTGCGACCACGTGCTCGCCACGCTCGTCGAGTCGGGCGACCGTGCCTGGCTCGGGTTCAGCGGCGTGAGCGCGCTCGAGGTGCGGCGGGCCTGA
- a CDS encoding YhgE/Pip domain-containing protein, whose translation MTLPIERARTKRPVTWLTIIGVLMLPVVIGGILVAALYNPTERLGELNAAIVNNDEPVTIDDQLVPLGRQLTAGLVEGTGDDDENLTWTISNAEDAKSGLADGTYAAVITIPENFSAAATSTAPGGTPERATIKVTTPPDSLVVDDAITAQVASTATSVLGEQLSTTYLENVFVGFTDLGTQLGTAADGAAKLADGAQQAADGAAALPDGAAKLATGATDIADGATQLGSGLDEIAGGTSASAAGASALAGGLRDAAAKVNNQELVGAAKLSASNASDAAKQTKDLAAEVGGLAYALGPDGLLGQCIASDASQAFCAELGKVAAAAGDAAGHAVTAATSAGTASGYAQPTAAGISELTTGTSAGLTEAAGKTDELAAGLTQLANGTTQSADGARALGDGATQLGSGADQLATGAGTLATGVQSLADGTDELATGLRTASAAVPSYTDSEAQSLASVVADPVKADGTGSSLFGASAIPLLATLALWFGGLATFVVLQAVSRRALTSRAPSAMLALRGFAPAAALGALQGVLVAGVVQVAASYDVGEWLVFASVCLAAGVAFAAVNQGLVAVFSGAGRWISALVGVLAVATGVVSTVPGPLADLAALMPTAPAYNGMVSALTSTSGVGAAFVGLAIWAVLSFGATTIAVARRRTTSVRALLSAAPAGA comes from the coding sequence ATGACCCTCCCCATCGAGCGGGCGCGTACGAAGCGCCCCGTCACCTGGCTCACGATCATCGGCGTGCTCATGCTGCCCGTGGTGATCGGCGGCATCCTCGTCGCCGCTCTCTACAACCCGACCGAGCGCCTCGGCGAGCTCAACGCGGCCATCGTGAACAACGACGAGCCCGTCACGATCGACGACCAACTCGTCCCGCTCGGCCGCCAGCTCACGGCCGGCCTCGTCGAGGGCACGGGCGACGACGACGAGAACCTCACCTGGACGATCTCGAACGCCGAAGATGCGAAGTCGGGCCTCGCCGACGGCACCTACGCCGCAGTGATCACGATCCCCGAGAACTTCTCGGCCGCCGCGACCTCGACGGCGCCCGGCGGCACGCCCGAGCGGGCGACCATCAAGGTGACCACGCCGCCCGACAGCCTCGTCGTCGACGACGCCATCACCGCGCAGGTCGCATCGACCGCGACCTCGGTGCTCGGCGAGCAGCTCTCGACCACCTACCTCGAGAACGTGTTCGTCGGGTTCACCGACCTCGGCACGCAGCTCGGAACCGCCGCCGACGGCGCCGCGAAGCTCGCCGACGGCGCGCAGCAGGCCGCCGACGGCGCGGCCGCACTGCCCGACGGCGCCGCGAAGCTCGCGACCGGGGCGACGGACATTGCAGACGGTGCGACGCAGCTCGGCAGCGGGCTCGATGAGATCGCCGGCGGCACGTCGGCGTCGGCGGCCGGTGCGAGTGCGCTCGCCGGTGGCCTGCGTGACGCTGCGGCGAAGGTGAACAACCAGGAGCTGGTCGGGGCGGCGAAGCTGTCAGCCTCCAACGCGTCGGACGCTGCGAAGCAGACGAAGGATCTCGCGGCCGAGGTCGGGGGACTCGCGTACGCACTCGGCCCCGACGGCCTACTCGGCCAGTGCATCGCCTCGGACGCCTCGCAGGCATTCTGCGCCGAACTGGGCAAGGTCGCCGCGGCCGCCGGCGACGCCGCAGGCCATGCAGTGACGGCAGCGACGAGCGCCGGCACCGCGAGCGGCTACGCGCAGCCCACGGCGGCCGGCATCTCGGAACTCACCACGGGGACGAGCGCAGGCCTCACCGAGGCCGCAGGCAAGACCGACGAGCTCGCGGCCGGCCTGACCCAGCTCGCCAACGGCACCACGCAGTCGGCCGACGGCGCGCGCGCCCTCGGCGACGGAGCAACTCAGCTGGGCTCGGGCGCCGACCAGCTCGCGACGGGCGCCGGAACCCTCGCGACGGGCGTGCAGTCCCTCGCCGACGGCACCGATGAGCTCGCCACGGGCCTGCGCACCGCCTCCGCGGCAGTGCCGTCGTACACCGACTCCGAGGCGCAGAGCCTCGCCTCGGTCGTCGCCGACCCGGTGAAGGCCGACGGCACGGGCAGCTCGCTGTTCGGGGCATCCGCCATTCCGCTGCTCGCGACCCTTGCGCTCTGGTTCGGCGGACTCGCGACGTTCGTCGTGTTGCAGGCCGTGTCGCGTCGCGCGCTGACGTCGCGGGCGCCGTCGGCGATGCTCGCGCTGCGCGGGTTCGCTCCGGCCGCTGCGCTCGGCGCGCTTCAGGGCGTGCTCGTCGCGGGCGTCGTGCAGGTCGCGGCCTCGTACGACGTCGGCGAATGGCTCGTGTTCGCATCCGTCTGCCTGGCCGCGGGCGTCGCCTTCGCGGCCGTCAACCAAGGCCTCGTGGCCGTCTTCAGCGGTGCGGGCCGCTGGATCTCGGCGCTCGTGGGCGTGCTCGCCGTCGCGACCGGCGTCGTCTCGACGGTTCCCGGGCCGCTCGCCGACCTCGCCGCGCTCATGCCGACGGCCCCCGCCTACAACGGCATGGTCTCGGCCCTCACCTCGACGAGCGGGGTCGGTGCCGCGTTCGTCGGGCTCGCGATCTGGGCCGTGCTCTCGTTCGGCGCGACGACGATCGCGGTCGCGAGGCGGCGCACGACCTCGGTGCGCGCGCTCCTGAGCGCGGCGCCTGCGGGCGCCTGA
- the hutI gene encoding imidazolonepropionase yields MRRMLLTNIGELVTNDPAPDRNGGPLGIVRDAAVLVEDGLIVWVGSAAHEPAHHDELRHEREERREGEEHRTLWDADVEVVDLGGRAVIPGFVDSHTHLVFGGDRAEEFAARMSGAAYEAGGIRSTVAATRAATDDELRARLTDFVAELHAQGTTTFEIKSGYGLSVADEERLVRLAREVTDEVTFLGAHVVPFEFREDPRFGDRSTPEAAAQAAARASDAYVDLVVGEMLDACAPHARWVDAFCERGAFTPEQSRRVLEAGAGAGLGIRVHGNQLGPGEGVRLAVDLGAASVDHCTYLSDADVAALAASDTVATLLPGVEFSTRQPYPDARRLLEAGVVVALASDCNPGSSFTSSLPFCIAVAVRDMGLTPAEALWASTAGGALALRRTDVGAIRPGARADLVELDAPSHVHLAYRPGVPLVRRVWAEGEQVA; encoded by the coding sequence ATGCGACGGATGCTGCTGACGAACATCGGCGAGCTCGTCACGAACGACCCGGCCCCCGATCGCAACGGCGGGCCGCTCGGCATCGTGCGCGACGCCGCGGTGCTCGTCGAGGACGGCCTCATCGTCTGGGTGGGCTCCGCGGCGCACGAGCCCGCCCACCACGACGAACTGCGGCACGAACGCGAGGAGCGACGCGAGGGCGAGGAGCACCGCACCCTGTGGGATGCCGACGTCGAGGTCGTCGACCTCGGCGGCCGCGCCGTGATCCCGGGATTCGTCGACAGCCACACGCACCTCGTGTTCGGCGGCGATCGCGCCGAGGAGTTCGCGGCGCGCATGTCCGGAGCGGCATACGAGGCTGGCGGCATCCGCTCGACCGTCGCGGCGACACGCGCGGCGACCGATGACGAGCTGCGTGCCCGCCTCACGGACTTCGTCGCCGAGCTGCACGCGCAGGGCACGACGACGTTCGAGATCAAGTCGGGCTACGGCCTGAGCGTCGCCGACGAGGAGCGGCTGGTGCGCCTCGCCCGCGAGGTCACCGACGAGGTCACCTTCTTGGGCGCGCACGTCGTGCCGTTCGAGTTCCGCGAGGATCCGCGCTTCGGCGACCGCTCGACTCCCGAGGCGGCGGCCCAGGCGGCCGCTCGGGCGTCCGACGCCTACGTCGATCTCGTGGTCGGCGAGATGCTCGACGCCTGCGCCCCGCACGCCCGATGGGTCGACGCCTTCTGCGAGCGCGGCGCGTTCACGCCCGAGCAGTCGCGACGAGTGCTCGAGGCGGGGGCGGGGGCGGGCCTCGGCATCCGCGTGCACGGCAACCAGCTCGGCCCCGGCGAGGGGGTCCGCCTCGCGGTCGACCTCGGCGCGGCATCCGTCGACCACTGCACCTACCTGAGCGATGCGGATGTCGCGGCCCTCGCGGCATCCGACACCGTGGCCACGCTGCTGCCCGGCGTCGAGTTCTCGACCCGGCAGCCCTACCCCGACGCGCGCCGCCTGCTCGAGGCCGGGGTCGTCGTGGCGCTCGCGAGCGACTGCAATCCCGGATCGAGCTTCACGAGCTCGCTGCCGTTCTGCATCGCGGTCGCGGTACGCGACATGGGCCTGACGCCCGCCGAGGCGCTCTGGGCGTCGACCGCGGGCGGCGCGCTGGCCCTGCGTCGAACGGATGTCGGCGCGATCCGTCCGGGCGCGCGGGCCGACCTCGTCGAGCTCGACGCGCCCAGCCACGTGCACCTCGCCTACCGACCCGGCGTGCCGCTCGTGCGGCGGGTGTGGGCCGAAGGCGAACAGGTCGCCTGA
- the moaCB gene encoding bifunctional molybdenum cofactor biosynthesis protein MoaC/MoaB, translating to MNPLTHLDDDGRARMVDVGGKPVTRRVAIAEGRLDTTAEVVALVQGDALKKADVLPTARIAGIQAAKRTSELIPLAHIVPLDAVSIDFGFEATAVTIRATVSTTARTGIEMEALTAVAVAALTLHDMVKAVDPAAQTGGIRLVEKRGGKRGVWRADAAGATDPSVTVPAASPAADATDADAATEGRRSAIVLVASTRAAAGEAPDTTGPVIVDWLRTRGYEVPAPVVVADADIGDTVRGAVAGSPTVLITTGGTGVNPGDRTPEATLAVLDQELPGVAEAIRAAGRAVTPTAALSRARAGIAGRTVVVNLPGSRGGVADGLAVLDDLLPHVVDQVAGGDHAASAGRGAPDPIVPPHPTTRTGGAHHA from the coding sequence ATGAACCCGCTCACCCACCTCGACGACGACGGTCGTGCCCGCATGGTCGACGTCGGCGGCAAGCCCGTGACCCGGCGCGTGGCGATCGCCGAAGGGCGGCTCGACACGACGGCCGAGGTCGTCGCACTCGTGCAGGGCGACGCGTTGAAGAAGGCCGACGTACTGCCCACGGCGCGCATCGCGGGCATCCAGGCGGCCAAGCGCACGAGCGAGCTGATTCCGCTCGCCCACATCGTGCCCCTCGACGCGGTCTCGATCGACTTCGGGTTCGAAGCGACGGCGGTCACGATCCGCGCGACCGTCTCGACCACGGCCCGCACGGGCATCGAGATGGAGGCGCTCACAGCGGTCGCGGTCGCGGCGCTCACGCTGCACGACATGGTCAAGGCCGTCGATCCGGCCGCGCAGACCGGCGGCATCCGCCTGGTCGAGAAGCGCGGCGGCAAGCGCGGGGTCTGGCGAGCGGATGCCGCGGGCGCGACCGACCCCTCGGTCACCGTCCCAGCCGCGTCGCCGGCCGCGGACGCCACGGATGCGGATGCGGCCACCGAAGGCCGACGCAGTGCCATCGTGCTCGTCGCGTCGACGAGGGCGGCAGCGGGCGAGGCGCCCGATACGACGGGTCCCGTCATTGTGGATTGGCTCCGCACCCGCGGATACGAGGTGCCCGCGCCCGTGGTGGTCGCCGATGCCGACATCGGCGACACCGTGCGCGGTGCCGTCGCCGGGTCGCCGACCGTGCTCATCACGACCGGGGGCACGGGTGTGAACCCGGGCGACCGCACGCCCGAGGCGACGCTCGCGGTGCTCGACCAGGAGTTGCCGGGCGTCGCCGAGGCGATCCGGGCGGCCGGGCGCGCGGTGACGCCGACCGCAGCCCTCAGCCGCGCACGCGCGGGCATCGCCGGGCGCACGGTCGTCGTCAACCTGCCCGGATCGCGGGGCGGCGTGGCCGACGGGCTCGCGGTGCTCGACGACCTGCTGCCGCACGTCGTCGACCAGGTCGCGGGCGGCGACCACGCGGCATCCGCTGGACGCGGTGCGCCCGACCCGATCGTGCCGCCGCACCCGACCACTCGTACCGGAGGAGCCCACCATGCCTGA
- the glp gene encoding gephyrin-like molybdotransferase Glp, with protein sequence MPSTRAAFHETATQIPVAAHLERVLAEVRADARTRRAERIETVRLADASGRVLATSVHAVIASPPFDNSAMDGFAVRWADVAGATPETPVSLHVVADHAAGSSGVSDARALEPGECARIMTGAPVPSGADTVVPVERTDGGTGHETHVVRVFGAPDLGRHIRRAGEDLQVGDRLLAAGTLLGPRQVAAAATAGHAMLDVVSRPRVTAIATGSELTEPGEALPPGRIPDSNSLLLAGLVREAGCELVEVVRMPDDEHVLRAWLDDREPADAVVFTGGVSVGAYDVVRRVLSALGTVDFVRVAMQPGSPQAFGRLGDGTPVFGLPGNPVAVAVSFEVFVRPALLALQGRADTERRRVRAVAAVGWASPAGRLQVMPVSFVDGSDAGAEPDGPGLRGDRPAVRPATRGGAGSHLSGGLAAASGFAVVPEHVARVEPGDAVEVLVTP encoded by the coding sequence ATGCCGAGCACGCGGGCCGCGTTCCACGAGACGGCCACCCAGATCCCGGTGGCAGCCCATCTCGAGCGGGTGCTCGCCGAGGTCCGGGCCGACGCCCGGACTCGGAGGGCCGAACGGATCGAGACCGTGCGACTCGCGGATGCCTCGGGGCGCGTGCTCGCGACATCCGTCCACGCCGTGATCGCGTCGCCTCCCTTCGACAACTCGGCCATGGACGGCTTCGCCGTGCGGTGGGCGGATGTCGCTGGCGCGACACCCGAGACTCCCGTCTCGCTGCACGTGGTCGCCGACCACGCTGCCGGCTCATCGGGCGTGTCCGACGCCCGGGCACTCGAGCCCGGCGAGTGCGCTCGCATCATGACCGGGGCCCCGGTGCCCTCGGGCGCCGACACCGTCGTGCCCGTGGAGCGCACCGACGGCGGGACGGGCCACGAGACGCACGTCGTGCGCGTCTTCGGCGCACCCGACCTCGGACGGCACATCCGTCGTGCCGGCGAAGACCTGCAGGTCGGCGACCGCCTGCTCGCCGCAGGCACCCTGCTCGGCCCCCGCCAGGTCGCAGCAGCCGCGACGGCGGGGCACGCGATGCTCGACGTCGTCAGCCGCCCGCGCGTCACGGCGATCGCGACCGGCAGCGAGCTGACCGAGCCCGGCGAGGCGCTGCCGCCCGGGCGCATCCCCGACTCGAACTCGCTGCTGCTCGCCGGGCTCGTGCGCGAAGCCGGGTGCGAACTTGTCGAGGTGGTGCGCATGCCCGACGACGAGCACGTGCTTCGAGCGTGGCTCGATGACCGCGAGCCGGCTGACGCCGTGGTCTTCACGGGCGGCGTCAGCGTCGGCGCCTACGACGTCGTCCGCCGCGTGCTCTCGGCGCTCGGCACGGTCGACTTCGTGCGCGTCGCGATGCAACCCGGATCGCCGCAGGCGTTCGGCCGACTCGGCGACGGCACACCCGTGTTCGGCCTGCCCGGCAACCCCGTCGCCGTCGCGGTCTCGTTCGAGGTGTTCGTGCGCCCGGCACTGCTCGCGCTGCAGGGCCGAGCGGACACCGAGCGGCGCCGCGTTCGTGCCGTCGCCGCCGTCGGCTGGGCTTCGCCGGCCGGGCGGTTGCAGGTGATGCCGGTCAGCTTCGTCGATGGGTCCGACGCCGGTGCCGAACCCGACGGGCCCGGACTGCGCGGCGACCGGCCTGCGGTGCGGCCCGCGACCCGCGGCGGCGCGGGCTCGCATCTGTCGGGCGGGCTCGCCGCGGCATCCGGATTCGCCGTCGTGCCAGAGCACGTCGCGCGCGTCGAGCCCGGCGATGCCGTCGAGGTGCTGGTGACGCCGTGA
- a CDS encoding molybdenum cofactor guanylyltransferase, which produces MSRSTTDETTATTDAAARPLDAVLLAGGRATRLGGASKPDLEVGGRTLLDVAIDAARLADARTVVVVGPSTLAAPGCLVVREDPPFGGPVAAIAAGLGALDALDALDALDALDADSAEPRRSTSEAPRAEPTGHGAPPDVLVLACDLPQAPAAVARLLAGRRTHIDADGICLVDADGRTQWLTAVYGRAALDAALARLEGGPDGAAMRHLVGTLSLVEVADDGTGADVDTWPDLERARERAGIRAPELADAHTHVESQTEAEPYDGPDTDTDTEEHA; this is translated from the coding sequence GTGAGCCGCAGCACGACCGACGAGACGACCGCGACGACGGATGCCGCGGCGCGACCGCTCGACGCCGTCCTCCTCGCGGGCGGGCGGGCGACGCGCCTCGGCGGTGCGAGCAAGCCCGATCTCGAGGTGGGCGGACGCACGCTCCTCGACGTCGCGATCGATGCCGCACGCCTGGCCGATGCCCGAACCGTCGTCGTGGTCGGGCCGTCGACGCTGGCCGCTCCCGGATGTCTCGTCGTCCGCGAAGATCCGCCCTTCGGCGGCCCGGTCGCGGCGATCGCCGCCGGCCTCGGCGCCCTCGATGCACTCGATGCACTCGATGCACTCGATGCACTCGATGCCGACTCTGCCGAACCCCGCCGGTCGACGAGCGAAGCACCTCGAGCCGAGCCGACCGGCCATGGCGCACCTCCCGACGTGCTCGTGCTCGCGTGCGACCTGCCGCAGGCGCCGGCCGCCGTCGCACGCCTGCTGGCCGGCCGTCGCACGCACATCGACGCCGACGGCATCTGCCTCGTCGACGCCGATGGACGCACGCAGTGGCTCACCGCCGTCTACGGTCGGGCCGCCCTCGATGCCGCACTCGCACGACTCGAGGGCGGGCCCGACGGCGCCGCGATGCGCCACCTCGTCGGCACGCTGAGCCTCGTCGAGGTCGCCGACGACGGCACCGGCGCCGACGTCGACACGTGGCCCGATCTCGAACGCGCTCGCGAGCGCGCCGGCATCCGGGCTCCGGAGCTGGCCGACGCCCACACCCACGTCGAGTCGCAGACCGAAGCCGAGCCGTACGACGGCCCCGACACCGACACTGATACCGAGGAGCACGCATGA
- a CDS encoding sulfite oxidase-like oxidoreductase, whose product MSFVTRGFGGRSRDRDERLPPGQTLVHDFPVLSAGPTPEVDTAEWEFRIVTEAGTHRWSWDEFNALPAEDVVTDIHCVTHWSKLGTNWRGVSLDTLFENVESQFDYVMAHSYGGYTTNVPLDELLDGQAWVATEFDGEPLDPEHGGPARLIVPHLYFWKSAKWVRSLVMMPRDDPGFWEQNGYHIHGDPWQEERYW is encoded by the coding sequence ATGTCATTCGTCACACGCGGATTCGGCGGCAGGTCACGTGACCGCGATGAGCGACTGCCACCGGGCCAGACCCTCGTGCACGACTTCCCGGTGCTGTCGGCCGGCCCGACGCCAGAGGTCGACACCGCCGAGTGGGAGTTCCGGATCGTCACCGAGGCGGGCACCCACCGGTGGAGCTGGGACGAGTTCAACGCCCTGCCCGCCGAAGACGTGGTCACCGACATCCACTGCGTCACGCACTGGTCGAAGCTCGGCACGAACTGGCGCGGCGTCTCGCTCGACACGCTGTTCGAGAACGTCGAGTCGCAGTTCGACTACGTCATGGCGCACAGCTACGGCGGCTACACGACCAACGTCCCGCTCGACGAGCTGCTCGACGGCCAGGCGTGGGTCGCGACCGAGTTCGACGGCGAACCGCTCGATCCGGAGCACGGCGGCCCCGCGCGGCTCATCGTGCCGCACCTGTACTTCTGGAAGAGCGCGAAGTGGGTGCGCTCGCTCGTGATGATGCCCCGCGACGACCCCGGATTCTGGGAGCAGAACGGCTACCACATCCACGGCGACCCCTGGCAGGAGGAGCGGTACTGGTGA